A stretch of DNA from Acipenser ruthenus chromosome 21, fAciRut3.2 maternal haplotype, whole genome shotgun sequence:
TCAAAAGGAAGCGTGCAAAAGTGATGTAAAAGTAACTTTCTGGAAGATCTGTACTTACACCAGCCTTTCACAGTGTGCTTGCCACAAGCCATGACGTATTCACTCTTCTGGTTTTTACCAGGTATCACTTCAAACTTGATGCTGGTGTCACCCATCCCATGGTTTCTGTggagagagaaataaaaaaattaaaaaatggcaaGACATAAAAAGTTCAAGAACGACCAAACAGTGTCACAATACATACAGCGATACCTTACCTCTTAAGGCACTCGTGAAGAATCTGATATGGGGACAGTAATCCAGCTTTATTTGTGAGCTCATACACCCTCGAGTCCTCAATACTGATGTGGTTAAAATACTAGGAgggaaagaaaatacattatacATGAGAGCGGTCATAGGCACAGCAGAGCAAGGAACATGCAATACatgatgtgaaaaaaatataataatctccttaaccctttcatgcacggTGACCTCATAAGGGGACggatacaaaataacaacaagcCTGAACATTCAGAGGCTGCTTTCGGCACGGACTCACCTCAAGTTCATCTGTGTCTTTAGGCTTCTCCTCGGAGGTCTGCTTTATAAAGTCAGGAATGAGGATTTCCAGTGTAGCTCGAGCTGAGGGGGGGGAGTTCACGTTACAAAGCTGGGAGAGTGCTCAGCTGTTCTAAACACGCACtgagtataattatatatatatggattcaACTCATACCACAAATCTTCCCTTTGCAGTAAAATAAACACCCAACAGTAATTGGTTAAAACAAGTTTTTCATAACGAGACCCACAATAACATTGTTTGTGGTTTCACTGAAATCTAGTCCGTCTGTTTGTGCGTTGCTCTTATTGGCAGCTTTCCAAGTCGTTGCTGCTCATCTCATTAGGAAATCTCCCAATCTCTGAGAGCAGACGTTACCTTCTGGGAAAGGGCTGCTGTGTTAGAAATGACTGGTCAGATAACCCCACTATTGCTACATCACTTCACTAAATGTCAGACAGGTTCAAACTCCGTAGCCAAGTTACCTCTTCAATCCTCACAAGACTTGCATGGTCTGTAATCTCAAGCAAGTTCCAGTCTCACCTGTTCTTTGTTTTGCAAGCAGGTAACTGCAATTTGAAATCCCAAAAGCAGAAAAGATAGAAGCTGAAATGAAGACCTTTTTTTGTACATAAAGAGAGAAGCTCAATTACCAGCTTTATTCTTGGCAAGTTTCTTACTGCTTGCAGTTCCTGTACCATACGTCACGCCGTCTATAATAACTGAAGCTCCAAAGGGTTCACTGGGGTTCTCTGAAACGCATGGAACAAAGCAGATGTTATGAGCTTTCCCTGTAACCCACAAATAATATTATTAGGAAGCTGGTTAAGGAACAGGCTTCCAAAAGGACAGCTGTGGCTGTTTAAAACAAAAGGTGTCTCCGTCATTTGCTAGGAGATTTTTGGCCTTTGAGTTAATCGGATGCCTATTATAAAAGCTCTCTGTATAAATGCAAcatagtatattaaaaaaaaactttcattctCCTTAACCAGCGAGTTCAACTTATTCCAACATTTACACTGGGTGAAATAAAaggacattttaaattgtatttattgaagACTCACCGCATTCAAAAAAGTTATACACTGGGCGGACCTTCAGAACCCGCTGCATATATTCGTGTAGGATGCAAACTTCTGATTTCCCATTAGGATTAATAACAAactctgaaaaaagaaaaacattcttATAAAACAACATCCTGTACCgcctaaacaaaagaaaaaacaatcatTTATTTCAAATCTGTCTCAAAGGCTTCATTTAATTTTTGTAGCTTCCACAGGTGGGTTAAGCTGGGGAATGTGGGTTTCTGTTTTCCACTATTACAATGCAAAATGACTGGCCTTAGTTTAGCAATTGAATTGGCAGCACTGACACAGATTCACAAGAACATTAAAGCTCCCTTCACAGGGGTTCTTAATTTGCCACATCTATTACATTTACCATCAACTCTATGAGATTGTACAGTCCTCACTGACGGATCATACCTTTCTTTGTTGGAGCATCTTGCACGGACAGAGTAATCAGTTTCTGATTGGCTGGCAGGATGGGTCTCTCTGCTTCAGCCTGCTTGCGCTTAATCTCCCTGTTAAACTGGCGCCTCTCTGCCCAGGTTCGAAACTTCTTCACGGTAACCTGCTCAAAGTCAAACCGCCTTTCCAGGTATTTCCGAAATTCTTCAACATctggaggtttaaaaaaaaacaaaaaaacacttgcaatATTGAGTAACCGTCTACTTCACACAGAGGGAACGTGTCTGCTGCAATAGTTTATCATCATTAAGCACTGTGTGGTGTCATTCGGCTACATTCCCTCAAAGAATATTGATTAGCATTTAATATTTGTATAAATTACAAAGCGACTTACAATGCTCCCCCTTTATATATCGCTGTAGTCACAAGAACGTGCTATTTCTTTCCCACTTCAGAACATGACAAAGTGCAAGTGGAGTGACACTACAGGGTAAATGAGAGCCACGACGTGCTGCCGAACCGGTATAAAAAGGACACCTTATAAAAGGGGGAGTGACTACAAACCTAAATAAGGGGGACAAGCAATAACAGtaataaaagcaaacaagaaaTTGGATTTTAAACAACTGGTTGGCACGCCTTGAATATTCAGACACAAGAATCACAACACACGTATTAACGTAACTTTACtgacaaaaaaacaactgcgtcTCTCTCGGTCTCTTACCTATGGATTCGTCTTTGCACACTTCCACCTTGGCCTTCACCTGGCACAGCGCTCCCTGGGCTGCCTCGCTGGCCGGAGTCTCCCTTTCCTCCGAGAGCAGTTGGGTTGAGGTGGAGCCAGCAGCAGGTCCCAGACTGGCTGCACCGGATTCCTCAGGAGCTGTGGAGTCAGGCTCATCAGCCCTGTCCAAGGTGTCCAGCACTCCTGCCTTCACGGGGGAGGCTTCTCCGTTCGGCGTCACCTCTCGGTTTTGTTCCCTTTCTTCTCGTTCCTTAATTTTTTTGTAGTGCAGGCAAGGAATGGTACTGGTTGGAGGATCATGTttctatagaaaaaaaagaacacatgatAAAAGCATTTGTTCATGAACACGAGTAACGTATTGTCCACTGCTAAAATTAAACAGGAGTCCAATTTTGCCCTGGCACAATTCTCTCTTACCCTTATGCTCCCTGTTCCCAAGAAGTAAGGCCTGGACCAGGTAACAACGCGTGTTTCTCTGTGAAGGTACACGGGAATGCCAGAGTTATGGAATGTCATAATCCACCCGTCAGGAAGGGGCTCGGTAGGAGGGCGGCCACGACCTACAGACAGGCAAAGTGAAAATGCaaaaatcagggatggaaataagagtcCTGCTGCATAGCAgcttcccccattccaggttttaaaatcagcctgattaaccacagtgtacaggtaacaagctcagccatgtcttattaaactcatactaaatcctggaatggatcaaactgctatgcagtgggagtcttatttctatccctgtaaACGCCCTCAGGCTCTCCATAGCCTAATCATAAATCCCAAAGCCTCCTGTGCATCCGACCAGGGATGCCAAGCTGACACGTTTTCAGTACACCCTGTAATAAGAGTTTAAACAATTAAGCATTCACCTAAACATTCAAGAGATATCAGCCACTCAATTCATTCAGCACATCCTTTGTTTACATCTCAGTTACTACATTCAAAATTGCTTACTAAATGGGAGTGCTGTTTTAGCAATTTAGAGTTTAAATAACACATTAGTATTAAATCAACAGAGTCCCAAGTGTAAACAGCAGAGTTAGGTTTACTGCAGTTagaattctttaaaaaaagacttaCTTTTAAGCACAGTTTTGATTTTGGTCATCATTGGCTGCACACTCATCTCCCCATCCGACTGATGGTCACTCTCTCCTCCGGCGTACTTGTCAGACTCAGACATCCGCATCTTTTTTTTAGGAACTGAGAGCCCCTCCTCCAGCAGGGCATCAATATCATTATCGAACTCGTCCTGGAGAGAGAGTGTTGAGAGAGCAGGACCTACCCTGTCATTCTTTGGTCTCCAGGGCTTTGCTTTTGACCAGTTCTCCTAAAACCCTACTGGCTGCATTATCAGGAGCTTGAAAAATCAACCACAGCTCCTCCTGGCTTTTCACACAACACCTTTAACGAGTGGGTTAGATCAAAGCATTTcactaacaaaacacaaataaaaaactcTTCTAGGGGCTATTAAATGCTCTGGGTTGCCAGTCTTGGCTGGGATTCAGGAAGACCTGCCTTTGTGCTCCTGCAGGGTTAGTGTAGAAAGCAGATCGCGCTTCAGTGACCCTGACTGGTCAGGCACCCAACGAGTCCCTTACTTCCAAGGTTCAGCAGCTTGGTAACAGCCGCTACTTAGGTAAGGCAGATGAAGAGGCTATTGGCTTGACTGCGGGCACAGGAGGTCACAcgttgatcttcagtcctcctgaacAGCAAGTGGGTTTGCAATGGTGATGGTGGAACAGGGAATTATAAACTGGGTCAAAAAAAAGGGGTGAAGTTGAGaagatgtaaaaatgtaatacaagagAAAAATGTTTACCTAAATGCTACACATATCTTAAAGCTGGAAaaatacagaccaataagctaGTTCCTGAAACCTGACCCGAAATAAACTTAACGAACCTACTACCAGAGTTGGGGTCatttttccaattccaattccaatcccTGTTCCCTTTTATACAATTCCAATTCCTACGCCGTTTTACTGCATAGTCTTTACTGAGGTTTATGCAATAGGCTTTACCTGACAAGATCATTACATTGTAGACAGTATTTGTTTGCTCAGTAAAGCCTTTGTTGTGATTGGAATATgaattttaattgattaaaagggaattgggattAGAAATGGAATTGTCCCCAAGTCTGCCTACTACCATCAGTAATTTGGGTTGAAGCGAGATTTGGGGAATGTGAACATGAAAGCAGTGCGTTACCTTTTTATAGTCAAGCAAAGCGCTCCAAATGAATGGCATGCAGCAGACAAGCACAGAACAAGCAGTGTACAGCAGCATTATATCTACAGGTTCACCTCAAAGCTTGTCAACACACCTCGTAGGAGTAATTGAGGATCTCCTCATCCGCAGGCTCATGCTGAACGATCGCCTCCGACTGGAAACCCGCTCTCTCTCCATCGTCGGTTTCCATAAAATTCTCAGTGAAATCCTCCAGTTCATCCAGAACTGCAAACTCTACTTTTGTCTCCCGATCAACCTCTGCATTCTCACATTTATTTTCCTGATTTAAGCTTGACTCACCCAGATAGTTCAAACCACTAGCACTGCTAAAATCGCTCTCATGCAAGTCACTGTTTAAGCTATCGTTACCGAGATGGGCTTCTGCCTCCCCCTCCTGACCATGCCCTGTGTACAAGACTTTCCTGTCCTTGCGTCTACAGCTCTCTGTAAAACTCACACGGATTTTTACGTCTTTAAGCAGCTTTAAATTGGGTAAGAAGTTGGAGACGGGGGGCGCGTGGCGAGCGGTTCTAGGGTTCACAACGCTGGTTTCTGCATCATCTGTAAGGCGGCTGCTGAAGGAACCCGATCCCTTTGTGTGAAGCGGTGCCGTGCCAACTGATTCGCGGTCCCCCTCTGGGGAGTCTAACTGTCCATCACCACCGGAGCCAACGTCCATTACCTCTGCGTCACTGGACGTTTGCAGGGGAGGTGGTGGAGGCTGCATCGTAATTGGCGGGAGAGGCGGGGGAGAATCATGGCTCTCCAAAGTCATGGGTTCAGGCAGATCTTGCGGGAGGGGAGGAACAATTTCATGCGTCTCCATCTTTTCAATTTTAATTCTACTTGTTACTTAATACAGCAGTGAAAAAAAATGGTCAGCTTTAATATTACTTTGCAAATACCAACGGTGAAAATGAACAGACTTTTAAGCTTTACAACTATTCAATGACATGCAGAAGTTAACATTTCCTCTGAATTCCGTACTAAAAATAAAACCACGTATTTGCTACTCGGTCATGGGACACTGGTGATTATGTTAAGCTGACGACATTGCTCTTTTCATTAATGTAGACAGCTTGTTAGAATCACTGTCTCAATTACTGGAAATCACAACGCATTCAGCTTAATCGCAGCCCATAGCGAGGCACGGTTCATCTTCTACTGCCAAATCTTCTGTCAAGAGAGACAACTGCagcaaagacagaaaaaaaagattttaaaatgagtttgttattttttattttgaatatattgtAATCATAAAACTTTAATATTCAAGTTAACAAGTTGATAAAAGTAATTATAGGGAGAGGGGTAAGGTCAAGTTACCTCAAAACCAAGCACAACATTCTACTGCAAGGTGAAATTATAAACAAGGCAGACATGCTTGCAATATAACCCTTGACTGGGTTAAGCGAGGCATTTTTATATCTCCTttaatttaaatctattaaatacTAACAGGGAAAAAAAGGGAAGGTGCCCATTCGTTTAATCTAAAGTGTTTCTGAATCGGGTAAAGTGTTTGTCTCCAAGGTTTTAGACAGGTATCATATATTTATGTTTTCAACCATTCAAAAACTCCCATTCGGGGAAAAAAAATCCCTCAATTTGATTCACATGTACCGATTTAaacgcagacacacagactcgACGTCATACGTGTTCTGTTTCTCGATCACGTCCAGACAGTCTCGTCTACTTACTTCCGTTTTTAATTTGTATCATTATTAAttagcctatttaaaaaaaaaaaaagtcaataaacccgtattttttttacattgttggGAAGTTCACAAGTTGGCacgaatattttaaaatatattataaattaaAGCTAGCTGTACAATTAGAGTGAAAAGTAGGCACAagtcattaaataataaaaataaaaaataaaaaaatacacccaTATATATCCCGATAACAAGAAGCATCAGTGAAACTAAATAATGTAGTTTCAACCTCCCACTTTAACCtaatttaaattgaatgcgttttttttgtttttttaaattttattttccaGACAACCTGTCTACCGTAAAGTCAGAATATCATTTAACAGCCTGGTTGATAGTTCTACGTGTATACAACTGAACTGTTGCTTAATAGAGATTACGCCTTTGCCGGACTTATGCCTCTTTTTAGAATTTACTTACCTGATAATTAAAACAGTGCGTTTTATTAAATTCCTATTCAGTTAAATATTTCTACAAAATTCTCTTCAGTCTGTCTTTCCGTCGCCATCTTTGAGCAGCTGCAAAGAGCCGGAATACCGCCCCCAACCAGCGCATCGCTGACTGATGGTACACAGACCAATCAGCGCGTCGGAGCCTCAAACTCAGCCAACCAGAAAGCACCAAAAGGCAAGATACCGGCGGTACGAGGGATTGCGGGAGGAAAGGGACCAATCACACGAGAGAACTGAGCCGTGATGGAACCAGTCATTCCGTGAGGGAGGAGTTACAGCTAAGAAAGAGAATCGACCAATCAGACAGTCCATAGTCAGCAGTGTATTAAAATGGACAGTACTTTGGTTTTGCTGTAGTAGAGAGCGATGTCTTTTTTGTGTATTTATCCGAGGTTACGCATAAATGCTGTTGCTAATTAATACAAGTGGTATGTCAGTGCTGCTGTATAATATAGGTTCACTTTGAACCAAAATCCGGCATTATCTGTAGAAACAAGTCCCGCAGCTAGATGGCAGATTGCTATCCGTTGTCATGACGACACAGGTCCGTTGAATCATCATCACACACAAGCTGCTAAACTGACCATCGCCCGATGTTTGCTTCTTTACAGTGGCCTCTAGAACTGTTTGAGCGCATTATCGCCACACTATGCACCCTCTCCCAATTCAGCTGTAATTGAAGTTGGTCTCCGATTCCATTGAGACTCGTCTTACCCACTTTCCCGTGTTTGAACATACCAAGTGCGGTCTTCTCTATGCATTTAAGGCTGAGCAGTGCGGTCTCCTCTATGCATTTAAGGCTGAGCAGTGCGGTCTCCTCTATGCATTTAAGGCTGAGCAGTGCGGTCTCCTCTATGCATTTAAGGCTGAGCAGTGCGGTCTCCTCTATGCATTTAAGGCTGAGCAGTGCGGTCTCCTCTATGCATTTAAGGCTGAGCAGTGCGGTCTCCTCTATGCATTTAAGGCTGAGCAGTGCGGTCTCCTCTATGCATTTAAGGCTGAGCAGTGCGGTCTCCTCTATGCATTTAAGGCTGAGCAGTGCGGTCTGCACTATGCATTTAAGGCTGAGCAGTGCGGTCTCCTCTATGCATCCATGTGGTTTCTTGAAAGCTTTGCACTATTGACAGCATGGTTTTCCAAAGTGGTGCACACTTTGTATTAGAGCTAAAACCTATATAACCCAACACAGCTAGACACTAGTCAATATCCAACTTCTCCAACTGACAATGCTGAATCGGTATTTTAAATGGACTACATAGCATGCAGTAAATCCTGGGAATGTATTCCtgcacactgtctcacacacaggGGCTGACAGGGTCTCTGTCAGTCCTACCATTACTGCAAACACATCTCATGCCTTCTGCAGCGATTAATGAGCTCAGAGGCGAACGTAACACAACTGGGTTcagtgtatttattcatttacagCATGACAGAGCAACACATACCTGCAAAACCGAAATCATAACCTAATTCAATCTGACTAATATGTGCCAGCCACCACTAATGTGTAGAGCATAAACAGGAGCGGTCGTCCTCCCTTCCTATTCCCTTAGAATATTAGCTGCTGGATACAGTCCTTAAAGTGATTCAACTCCCAGTTACCATGGTGACTGGGTCAGTTTGATTTCAAATTGTTCAGACTCCAATAGGagacacaagaaaaaaacaacagccaGACATCTATTGTGCTGGTTTGGACCTTGGCCACATTTATTCAAGAGTGTATAACACGGTGAGCATTATGTACTTTGAAAGGCCGATGCGTTTCTCATGCACATAATGAGTGCAGCGTTTGAAAACAGTCTGTGTGAATTCTATAGAATTAGAGAAGGTTCCCTgccaaaaactttttaaaaagccatAGATGTATTATAACATAGAGACAGAGATAGGAAACATAATGTGGTACAAATATGCACAGTGAAGGGGCTatacagtgactgaaggggctatacagtgactgaaggggcaatacagtgactgaaggggcAATACAGTGACTGATTCAACAATCCTTGGTGAATCAGTGGCTGCCAGGCTGCTGGATAGATCAAGAGGAAGCAGGGAAAGAATAAAATGACCAGACATACACAGAACTGAATGTTTTATTAAGATTATTGTGCTTTCAGGTGCAGTGATAACAACAGACAGTCACGACACCCTGTACATTACATACTCCtgtcaatatattattattattattattattattattattattattaaccacaGCTTTTGTAAATGCAGAATAGAAAACcaattaagaaaagaaaacacagttaAAACTATTGGCAGTTTTCTataaatgcttaaaaaaatattgtacttttACCCACAAGTATTGTACTCAGACCCCTGAACCTGCCAACCTGCAactctgggagggagggagggagaagggaACTGGGCACTAATCATGACACCCCAACCCACAGAGCACTAACAGTGCTAAGACAGAACCTGTTTTTTCTGTAGCattagcagtattttttttttttaagtaaaaagaaaaacaaagcatcaCATTTAGTAGTGGGTTGAATACTTTGTGAATCCCTCAAGTCTATTAAAAAATGGGATTCATAAAACCTCTTTCTTTTAAGAGTGGCTTAAATAACTTTTTCTTCCAATACAAATCTTTCCTTACCATTTGCAAATGTTTCTGCACACCAATACCCACAAggtttctttcttactttctaaTCTAAAAAAAGGACACGTGTCATTCGCAGCGCCCACAGTGGAACCGGAAAAAGTGACTCTTCTCTCTTATGAGCTCAGTGGTATCATGCAGGTGGATGAGCAGTGGCAGGTGAGAGGCATTGTTCTCAAGAAGCTGCTGcaataaaaactgacaccagAGGGCAGTGTCCTAGAATCCTAAAACGCAAAGCCCAGTTCTCCCATCACTTTTCAGTCAGTTGATGGAATGCAGTCTTTAAAACATCAGAATTCATCACCTCTTTGCATTAACTTGTTGGGGAGCTGCCATAATTGAATTCATTTTGTTGCTGGAGGATTGCATTGGGTAGACAGCAGGATTAATACATCACTGGAGGAGACACTGTGCAGATCGGAGCTTCAGCACCAGGATTAACTGTTTCATCAAGCTGCAATCAGTGATCAAACAGAGTGTAATGCTATTATCCAGTGCGTCTTCTCCCAGTTCACAGCATCAACACAGGTAATATGCAGTCTAGTCAATCAGGTGCACACTGAAGCATTAGGCTTGCACAGTGTCTTGGTAAACACTGGTAACCCCCAGAATAAACAGGCTACAGCTTTGCAAGTTAAAACCAGAAAACCAAAGAGCAAGAAGCATTCCTGCAATCAACGTCACTGCTGTCTTCAGcaaaaagtaataattaagaaGAACTTGCACAATTCATATCCCGAGTCtattagtactgtactgtatccaTTCAAGAAGGTGCAATCTTTGCACTAGTGCAATACCTTAGGAAATCTGGGTGAAATgaatgattttattttacaatccCAGAATATTAAAGAGATGTATCATCATTATTAAACTAAATGAATCAATATAATATGGTCCTCACCTGGTGCAGTTCTTGTTAATTATGTATGGCTAAATCACTTGATAAAGCTACATTTTATCACCCTTTCCATGAGAAGTGTGTATCTATCACCACTGTGGTgtatacaaatatacatatatattacacaGTATTTACAACAATGATTTAAAACTAAGCATGAACCACAATTACGCATGCACAGCTAAGATTTGAAAAGAGAAATGAGCTCCGACACAATACAATGTTCCCTAATGGCTGATCAGTCTGTGTTAAACAAACAACAAGGAGATGTGGGGCTTTGAGCAGCAGAGAAAACCATACGCCTGCCTGTAACTATGGCACAAGGGTGACTCCACAATAGCACTTTTAGTGCAAACACAGAGGCTCAAGCAAGGCTGGTGCTGTTTACAGTACTTCATGATCACAGCTTTGAAATGATCAAGCAGCGTCCATACCCACTAGAAAGAGATCAGAGTAAATTGGACGAAAGCAGTACGACACACTTGTTAAGAACACTTCAACAAACAACAATGCTGCGTCCGTTTTGTTTTAGTAATgctactcacacacacacagaacctcTGCACAGGACTGGGAATTAGGAGCTGTGCTCCAATATTACAGTGCTGCTGGGGTGATGCGAGGGCTGCAGTCTAGCAATTACTGCAGATGCAATTTCAGCGCACAGCCATTCATTTCAAGGAAATTAAAATGCGtatgaaaacaaattaaacatgaATTTCCTCGTCATTCAGCTAGGCCAGTTAGAACACATGGTTTGAATGCAGGCTTGGCTCACAGATGCTACAAAATGCAATTCCCATTGAAAGTGTGCAGGTGATTTGTACGGAAGAGTGTAAGAATGCTAAGGGCAGTGCCACCAGGACTGGTATGAACTTCTGTTATCGTTACATTTCAGCTGAGGCAGTGCAAACTGTTCAGCTCTGCTCCAGAATGTGTTTCATCTTTAATCTAAAGAAGGGGTGATAAGAGATGCTGAATCAGGCTGTAGCTG
This window harbors:
- the LOC117427952 gene encoding microprocessor complex subunit DGCR8-like, translated to METHEIVPPLPQDLPEPMTLESHDSPPPLPPITMQPPPPPLQTSSDAEVMDVGSGGDGQLDSPEGDRESVGTAPLHTKGSGSFSSRLTDDAETSVVNPRTARHAPPVSNFLPNLKLLKDVKIRVSFTESCRRKDRKVLYTGHGQEGEAEAHLGNDSLNSDLHESDFSSASGLNYLGESSLNQENKCENAEVDRETKVEFAVLDELEDFTENFMETDDGERAGFQSEAIVQHEPADEEILNYSYEDEFDNDIDALLEEGLSVPKKKMRMSESDKYAGGESDHQSDGEMSVQPMMTKIKTVLKSRGRPPTEPLPDGWIMTFHNSGIPVYLHRETRVVTWSRPYFLGTGSIRKHDPPTSTIPCLHYKKIKEREEREQNREVTPNGEASPVKAGVLDTLDRADEPDSTAPEESGAASLGPAAGSTSTQLLSEERETPASEAAQGALCQVKAKVEVCKDESIDVEEFRKYLERRFDFEQVTVKKFRTWAERRQFNREIKRKQAEAERPILPANQKLITLSVQDAPTKKEFVINPNGKSEVCILHEYMQRVLKVRPVYNFFECENPSEPFGASVIIDGVTYGTGTASSKKLAKNKAARATLEILIPDFIKQTSEEKPKDTDELEYFNHISIEDSRVYELTNKAGLLSPYQILHECLKRNHGMGDTSIKFEVIPGKNQKSEYVMACGKHTVKGWCKNKRVGKQLASQKILQLLHPHVKNWGSLLRMYGRESNKMVKKENSDKSVIELQQYAKKNKPNLHILNKLQDEMKKLAKDREETRKKPKMTIMESAQPGSEPLCTVDV